TTCTGAAGGCTCCAGTAGTGCAGCTGGGGTAATAGCAGTGTGAGACGAGGTGTGGATGTAATGACGGGGTCAGAGCCCttctgtaagttgctctggatcaGGCCTTCTGCTAATCACatcatataattattattatatgtatatataacattggaaataaaaataaataaaaatcttgctTCTTTCAAATTccacaagatacacacacaccacaagtacacacacacacacaccacaagtacacacacacacacaccacaagtacacacacacacacacaccacaagtacacacacacacacacacacacaccacaagtacacacacatacacacacacaccacaagtacacacacacaccacatgtacatacacacaccacaagtacacacacacaccacaagtacacacacacacacacaccacaagtacacacacacaccacaagtacacacacacaccacaagtacacacacacacaccacaagtacacacacacaccacaagtacacacacacaccacaagtacacacacacaccacaagtacacacacacaccacaagtacacacacacacaccccaagtACACACACAAGGTTAGGCATTAACTTTGGGAAATGGTTAAAGTGATCAATATAAAATCATACAGCTAAAGTTTTAGTCAGTAAGAAAATAGTGTATTTGAATGcaaataactataaataaatagatatatattatctatatatatatatctataaatgAGTTTCTATTTCCACAGACAGGCAGATCCACAGCTTGTATAATCCAGTGAGATTTCTCTGATTTTCTCAGTAGCACAGACGATACAGTCTGCTTTGGAGAAAACGTCCCACAATCCATTTCTGATCACTTTTAAATAGATTAATCTGCTATTGTATTTTCTTTAGAAAATGGATTAATATATATCTATAGCAAATTATAATACCATATCTATCTTTTTCAGCTTTATTtccaaattttcaccttaaaacATCAAACTACTGAAAGGTAACAgttctgaaaatgaataaaaaactgaaaaagtaGAATACCAGAGATGAAAAAGTCATCAGACTCCTGATTTAATACTTCATAGAGCCACCTTTTGCTTGAATTACAGCCATTGATCTTTTTGGATTAGTCTGTTTTAGCTTTGCACACATAGATTAGGGAAAATTTGCCCATTCTTCCTCACAGAATTGCTCAAGTTCAGTCAAATTCCATGATGAGTGACGATGAACTGCTCTTCATCTCTCAGACAGATCAGATTTAAGTCTGGGCTCTGACTCGGCCACTCAAGTACATTCACTCAAGTGTttcaataaattttaaaaatgtgtaaatattttcatatgtatataaatttgtgctcatttttttatgaagggtgccaatacttctgttATCTACACAGGACGTGCAGAGACACTAATATTCCTACAAAGGGGAAAATCTAAAGGAGTTTAAAGAGGAAAGCAAGTATTTACACAGAGCCCACATTTCTCTTCAATGCCATGtctcagtgattcagattcatTCACAGAGTCGATCAAAGAAATGTGAATCATTTAACAATTATATttaagttcatatttttaatatataaaaattatactGTGTAAGGGATTGTTCacacgtttgtttgtttgttttcctcaaacactactccacacacagagatggaACATTTGATTCAATTTACTTCAATGAATCGAACTTCGAAAAGATTcaactgattcattttattcGTCAGAATTTTTGCCTTAGAAAATGTAAATTCTGCACCATTTACTTACAGTTCATACCTAATATTAAGCTAAAGTTTTAAAGAGGAAAGCAATTATTTACACAGAAATGACATTTCTCTTCAGTGTCATTtctcagtgattcagattcatCCTCAGAGTCGATCAaagaaatcagaatcagaatcaactTTATTCACCAAGTATGCGCAGACACACAAGGGatttgttgtggtttttaaGGTTCTCTTggtgcatacatacatatatacacacatactgtacatatatacatacatatatacacacatactgtacatatatacatacatatatacacacatactgtacatatatacatacatatatatagacacatactgtacatatatacatacatacatatatacacacatactgtacatatatacatacatacatatatacacatatactgtacatatatacatacatacatatatacacatatactgtacatatatacatacatacatatatacacacatactgtacatatatacatacatacatatatacacatatactgtacatatatacatacatacatatatacacacatactgtacatatatacatacatacatatatacacatatactgtacatatatacagacatacatatatacatatatacacacatactgtacatatatacatacatacatatatacacatatactgtacatatatacatacatacatatatacacatatactgtacatatatacatacatacatatatacacacatactgtacatatatacatacatacatatatacacacatactgtacatatatacatacatatatacatacatacatatatacacacatactgtacatatatacatacatacatatatacacatatactgtacatatatacagacatacatatatacatatatacacacatactgtacatatatacatacatacatatatacacatatactgtacatatatacatacatacatatatacacatatactgtacatatatacatacatacatatatacacacatactgtacatatatacatacatacatatatacacacatactgtacatatatacatacatacatacatacatacatatatacacatatactgtacatatatacatacatacatatatacacacatactgtacatatatacatacatacatacatacatacatatatacacacatactgtacatatatacatacatacatatatacacatatactgtacatatatacatacatacatatatacacatatactgtacatatatacatacatacatatatacacatatactgtacatatatacatacatacatatatacacatatactgtacatatatacaaacatacatatatacacacatactgtacatatatacatacatacatatatacacacatactgtacatatatacatacatacatatatacacatatactgtacatatatacatacatacatatatacacatatactgtacgtatatacatacatacatatatacatatatacacatatactgtacatatatacatacatacatatatacacacatactgtacatatatacatacatacatacatatatacacatatactgtacatatatacatacatacatatatacacacatactgtacatatatacatacatacatatatacacatatactgtacatatatacatacatacatatatacacatatactgtacatatatacatacatacatacatacatacatacatatatacacatatactgtacatatatacatacatacatatatacacacatactgtacatatatacatacatacatatatacacacatactgtacatatatacatacatatatacatatatacacatatactgtacatatatacatacatacatatatacacatatactgtacatatatacatacatacatacatacatacatacatacatactgtacatatatacatacatacatacatacatacatatatatactgtacatatatacatacatacatacatacatacatacatatatatatactgtacatatatacatacatacatatatacacacatactgtacatatatacatacatacatacatacatacatatatacacacatactgtacatacatacatacatacatatatacacacatactgtacatatatacatacatacatatatacacatatactgtacatatatacatacatacatatatacacatatactgtacatatataaatacatacatatatacacacatactgtacatatatacatacatacatatatacacatatactgtacatatatacatacatatatacatacatacatatatacacacatactgtacatatatacatacatacatatatacacatatactgtacatatatacatacatacatatatacacatatactgtacatatatacatacatacatatatacacacatactgtacatatatacatacatacatatatacatatatacacatatactgtacatatatacatacatacatacatacatacatatatacacacatactgtacatatatacatacatacatatatacacatatactgtacatatatacatacatacatatatacacatatactgtacatatatacatacatacatatatacacacatactgtacatatatacatacatacatatatacacatatactgtacatatatacatacatacatacatacatacatacatatatacatacatactgtacatatatacatacatacatatatacacacatactgtacatatatacatatatacatatatacacatatactgtacatatatacatacatacatatatacacatatactgtacatatatacatacatacatacatacatacatacatatatacatacatactgtacatatatacatacatacatatatacacatatactgtacatatatacatacatacatatatacacacatactgtacatatatacatacatacatacatacatatatactgtacatatatacatacatacatacatacatatatactgtacatatatacatacatacatacatacatacatatatatatactgtacatatatacatacatacatacatacatatatactgtacatatatacatacatacatacatacatatatactgtacatatatacatacatacatacatatatatatactgtacatatatacatacatacatacatacatacatactgtacatatatacatacatacatatatacacatatactgtacatatatacatacatacatacatacatatatacacatatacagtacatatatacatacatacatacatatatacacatatacagtacatatatacatacatacatacatatatacacatatactgtacatatatacatacatacacatatacacatatacagtacatatatatatatatacatacatatatacatacatacatacatacatacacggGGGTCGCTAGGGCTCAAGACctgaatgattttaatctagccccaaatgttttatcccgaattttgcccccggagtgtagaggaattaagtaaatgttgatcgattttgactgacatctctctccgcatgcacacacacacacacacacgcacgcgcacacacacactcacacacactcacacacacacgcacacactcacacacacacgcacacatacacactcacacacacacacacacacttacatcacTGATATTAATGACCAGTGTCTGTATCAACTCTATCattttataatgtttaatattttataatattcatACTTTTATAGAGTCAGAATTCTCTCCAGATCATCTCGTGTCCTTATGTCTCAGGATCATGAAGCTTGGCTCTGATTGGCTCTGCACACAGACAGTCTGATCTCAGGGTCTGATTGGGATTAGTTCTGTGCTGGACATTAGctcaagcagctttacagaaatataaaaatatattgcattaaaatgtaaaaggaTATTGACATTAATCCCTGAGGAACAAACCTGAGGCACAGAGGAGAGGAAACACTCCCTGAGATGTCATGAGAAACTTTAATACACTCCATAAAAAACCCTTTTCAGATCAGGGTCCAGTCAGTGGTCTGTTTAAAGGTGAATACTGATACTGACCGGTCAGTCCCAGTGTCCGGTAAATGAGATCTTTATTAAAATGTGGTCAGGTTAAATGATCGCACTACAGACTGATGGTTTATTTTCAGACTCTTTTATGAATTGGTTTTATGcttcagactttcagacagTGTACAGAGGTGTTTGTGGAAGAatgacaggtcagtgtgatggtcaggagtTCTTGGGGTTTTTCCACCGCACACGTGGTCAATAATCCCTCCATTTCAGCCCGCTAATCAGCGCTGAAGGCAAGAGGAACGCAGCAGGAACTCTGCCTTGTCCTCCGCTGTGTTACTTCATACCTGTAATGAATTCCCTCTGAAATGGGAGAAGATCTGGATGAAAGTgtttcatcacttcctgtcccACACATGACCACatcctgtgtctctctgtggGATTAAATCTGTAAGGAGACGTTAGAGGAAGAGTAAAGCTTGGAGCAGGTAGCAGAGTGAATGGAGCTAGTACAGTTAGCTCATATCGCTAATCTGATCTGAGAAGGAAGTTAAAAAATCTGAGTGTGtaacgtaacacacacacgtgatctTCTGGCTGATTAGTAGCTCATTAGCTTAGTTTAACTCATTATTTAACTAACTAGTCATCAGAGGCAACTAACTAGAAGTGACATGAGTCTAGTCTCCTGCTAGCATGAAGGTTCTCTTACAAACACTAGAACACAGAACCTAAACAAGATTTAACAGAAATGGACTGACCACTCatagtcatgtgtgtgtgtgtgtgtgattccgCAGAAAGCAGGGAAATTAAGTTTGAATCAATTGTTTAAGTGGATGTTcactatattacatttttttctgttgtaaGCTCACACAAAggacagtctctctctctctctcgtacacacacacacacacacacacacacaatgagttGTCTGTATGTAAACAAAAaatctctcagtgtgtcagatCTGGAGTTTTCTGGATGTCTGTGTATTTTATGCAGAACCAGTGGAAAAAGTTGGTCAAGGTGACCGAACctaatctttacacacacacacacacacacacacacacacacacactgtaggctCAATTGAGGAACATGTTCAGTGAATGATATCATCTACAAGGGGAACAAACAACACTGCTTGGGTCAATTattactctacagtgtgtgtgtatgtgtgtgtgtgtgtgtgtgtgttccagctgAAGCTACACAGTTCTTTTGAGAGTGTTTAACGGAAGAGATGCTGAAtgagatgaagagaaaaaagagagagggagtgatggagggagggagacagcTGAGCCGCAACAGACACCACAGTGTGATGAGGACCAAGGACtgcagctgcacacacacacacacacacacacacacgcaaccgGCATACAAGTGaggatgtgaatgtgtgagacacagaatacagagagaaaatCAGAGAGAAAGATTTTATGCTTTTGAGAATTTGAGCAAGAACATTcatgtgtatacgtgtgtgtgtgtgtgtgtgtgtgtgtgtgaggcggcATTTCATCCCCCCAGCCTACACTCTCAAGAACATTCCTTTCATAAATCTGTAGCTCGGTGTGTTTGTATAAAGAAACttgagagctctgtgtgtgtgtgtgtgtgtgtgtgtgtgcagtctggAGCTCTTACACCACTACAATCTGCAGACAAATGTAATTTTCTATGTATTAAAGAGCAACATATTTTAATATCtttatagtttaatgtagtgtaaatgttATAGCAGCGATAAACACACCCTCCCTCCCCGCGCTgtggtcagagctgctgtagagtattcatcaacacctgatgaccaatcagaacgcagcagtgttttatattctccTGTAATATATAATATCCCTCTGGTACTCAGCAGCACCACGGTGTAGACCCCGGGCGTAAGACACACTGATATGGTTCTTCTACTCACTTTATTCTGCAGTAAAACACCAGAcgtcattctgtgtgtttttgttctgccccctagtggacagGAGTTTATTTCaaatacacatttaaacagaacagaagttgcatctcagtctctctctctctctctctctctctctctctctctctctctctctgaataattagaaagatttaaaaatgaaagatcCAAATTGaacatatttttttgttttattttctaagGCAAGCTATGAAAGTTAACATGAACATTCCTCCAGGTTCCAGCTCTAGAAGCTCCAGCATCATTGCTGTGTTACGTGGATAAGAAAAGGATATGTGAAAGTCTAGATGTGATTAAATGCTAATCCAATAAACACTTTCATTTTCTTCAGACTCACAAACACAagaattattcatttcattgttttttttttcatggttattgtccagtgtcttttttttttttatgtttaatcaGCGTTCACATTTTTTCTGGTTTCTACATTTTAACCAGATCAGAGCTCACCAAACACAACATAGTGAAATGcactcttcttcatcatcttctccttcatcatcatcatcatcatcatcatcatcatcagcttcattgtcttctttttcttcttcatattcttcttcttctctctttcttcatctcttttttcctcctttttaaCTTTCTCTGTTCTTCATCTCTTGTTCTTTAGTGGTTGTAACCAGGAACTCCCTGCACCTGAGTCACTGTGAAGGCAGTTTGGACGTTTAGATTTCAGGAAGTCTGTATCGTTGGAGTACTGTTTTTCTTCAAGATGGACGTCAGGGGTATGAggggttttcttttcttttcatgctGTATCTACAGCCTGGCTCACTGCAGCACTGAGACACTCCTCCACGTCTCCAACATCACCAGCCATGTTTAAATCCTTTTTCAGATCACAGTTCAGTTCCTCTTCAGCCACCACGCCATTCACAAACTCCTTTCCTTGAAGTTCAGCTACCAGAGCATCTACTGGACCATCTACAGGAGCATCACCCATCATCTGCTCCTGACACACTCCATTTTCTTTAGCTAATGCTGGTGAAGGTTCTTCTATTGATCCAGCACTTTCACATTCTCCATTTTCCAGCTTCTCCTCCGTAACCCTGCAGGGTTCTGCAGGTACAATCTCGTTGGCTGAGGTGGATTCTGAAATGACGATCTCAGGAATGGGTTCCTCAGCATCTACAAGAGATTCAGGATTAGCTTCTGGCTCTGGGACAGAAGGTGCTAGTGTTTCAGACTCCAGTTTTGCTTCTTGTTCTAAAATCCCTGAAAGTTCTGTGATCTCAGCTTGTACTTCCATGGCATTTAGAACTTCCTGGACAGCTTCCTGTACTACATGTTCAGCTGCAAGCTCCACTTGAGCAGCTTCAGGCTCTTCTCGTGCGATTACAGGCTCATCTGGTTTCATTTCTACCTGCTCTGAGGTGGCCACAGGCTCAGATTCCTCTGGATCACTTACAGCCACCTCAGAGACCACTCTACTCTCTACTGGTGCAGGTAATGGTTCTTCAGAGATAGGAACTGTCTCCACTGGGGAATCTAAAGGTTCCTCAGAGACATCTGCAGCCTCTACTGGGGCAGAAGCAGCTTCTTGTGTAGCCAGTGGTTCCTCGGGTGCAACAGATTGTTCATGTAGGTCAGATTCCTCTGGTACAGGTTCCTGTGGCACACAAGTTCTTTCTACAGGCACTGATGGTTCCTCCAGGGCAGCTGTTGGTTCGCTGGATGCAGCTTCAGTCCCTAAGGGAGCAGAAACATTCTCTTCTTGTACTGCTGATGGTTCCTCTGGTGCAGCTGTGGGCTCCACCATGGCAACAACATTTTCTACTGGGACAGACGCAAGTTCCTCTGGGACAGCAACAGACTCTACTAGGGTAGGAACAGCTTCAGCTAGAGCTGGTTTTTTCTCTGGTTCATCTGAGGGAGCTGCAGCCCCTACTGCGGAAAAAGCAGCCTCTTTAGGTACAACTGGTGGTTCCTGAACTGGGGCAACAACTATTTGATTTGTTGCTGATTCTTCTGAGGCAGGTGCAGGTTCCTCTGGGGCAGCTACTGGTTCTTCAGAGATAGGCGAACATTTCAGAGAGGCAGCTATTGGTTCTTCTGAAGCAGGACCAGATTCCACAGGGGTAGTTACTGGTTCTTCTGAAGTAGGTAAAGGTTCCACATGGGCAGCTGCTGGTTCTTCAGAGACAGGTGCAGATTCTTCTGGGGCAG
This genomic window from Hemibagrus wyckioides isolate EC202008001 linkage group LG27, SWU_Hwy_1.0, whole genome shotgun sequence contains:
- the si:dkey-56m19.5 gene encoding proteoglycan 4, with the translated sequence MGGKLSKKKKGYDVSDPKEKKEESAVVATASEQKAEAPQTNQDGGAEIKAEQVAESATAPPEPPSEASTKQTVSSNEEQVKEKPAEAATATVEASSVPQELTSAPETPVPAKEEPTPTSEKTAAAPVETALASEDKLAEPVLAPEQSIPASDKLTAATVSEELVAAPVEPASAEPASEESIAAPVEAASAPAEPAPEESIAAPVESAPLEPASEESVATPVESAPAYEEPVAAPEEPAPVSEEPAAALVEPAPIAEEPVASPVEPEPALDKPVATPVESAPAFEEPVAAPEESAPVSEEPAAAHVEPLPTSEEPVTTPVESGPASEEPIAASLKCSPISEEPVAAPEEPAPASEESATNQIVVAPVQEPPVVPKEAAFSAVGAAAPSDEPEKKPALAEAVPTLVESVAVPEELASVPVENVVAMVEPTAAPEEPSAVQEENVSAPLGTEAASSEPTAALEEPSVPVERTCVPQEPVPEESDLHEQSVAPEEPLATQEAASAPVEAADVSEEPLDSPVETVPISEEPLPAPVESRVVSEVAVSDPEESEPVATSEQVEMKPDEPVIAREEPEAAQVELAAEHVVQEAVQEVLNAMEVQAEITELSGILEQEAKLESETLAPSVPEPEANPESLVDAEEPIPEIVISESTSANEIVPAEPCRVTEEKLENGECESAGSIEEPSPALAKENGVCQEQMMGDAPVDGPVDALVAELQGKEFVNGVVAEEELNCDLKKDLNMAGDVGDVEECLSAAVSQAVDTA